The uncultured Carboxylicivirga sp. genomic interval CCGGTAACGGTGAAAAAAATATTTTACTTGATCTGGGTAAGTGTAATTATTGCGATTCGTCGGGCTTAAGTGCCATTCTTGTCGCTAATAGACTTTGTAAAAATGCTGATGGGGTATTTGTATTAGCAGGATTGCAACCAGCTGTTGAACGATTAATTTCCGTTTCGCAGTTAGATTCTGTACTTAATATTGCCCCGTCGCTAAACGATGGTACTGAAATGATTCGTAAAGCTATTGAATCTAACTAATTAGATGGGTTTTACAGTAACCATTTTAGGAAGTAATTCAGCATTACCAACATCGGATAGATATCCTACCGCTCAGATACTACGCGTATCTGAGCGGTTTTTTTTGATAGATTGTGGTGAAGGTACGCAAATGCAATTGCGTAAGAATAAAATTAATTTTTCTAAGATTAATCATATATTTCTATCTCATCTGCATGGTGATCATGTGTTTGGTTTAATAGGATTAATATCTACCC includes:
- a CDS encoding STAS domain-containing protein, with amino-acid sequence MDFKIDKLDGFTLVQVLKEKLDTHIAPTLKSELVLLSGNGEKNILLDLGKCNYCDSSGLSAILVANRLCKNADGVFVLAGLQPAVERLISVSQLDSVLNIAPSLNDGTEMIRKAIESN